A segment of the Syntrophales bacterium genome:
CCTCGCTGTCAAGAAATGAAAGATATTGGACGGTTGCAGATCTGCACGGAACGGTACGCCCTGCGATGACGAAACAGCATCATGCCGTTTTTCTGTTCCCGCAGCCTGACTGCCTGGCCGCTTCATCGAAACAAGTCGCCGGCACCATGGTCCTGAAGCGCTCATCCAAGCATTTTTCGTAACAGGATCCCATCGCAGCGGAACGGCTTCATATCGGACTGTCTGAGCCCGAAGGGCGAGTTTCCGATGCCCGGATGCGAGATTGAGAGCCGAAGAAAAATGATTGGAGCGCACAGGGACCACGGTGTCGGATACCGATTACCCGCATGGCCGGGCCGGCCGAGTGTCCGGCCATGGTGCCGGTAAAAGCTTTGTGCCGCCTTCGTCACAGACCCGGTCGCTTTCACGTTTGTATCATGATATAGTACGGTTAATTACGTAAACAACCGATTCGACTTCGTACATTCCATGGACCTCTTCAAACTGACAACCGACTTTCTGCCCCGGGGAGACCAGAAGACGGCCATCGAGGAACTGGCCCGGGGAGCGGCATCACACGTTCCCTGCCAGGTCCTTCTCGGCGTCACCGGTTCCGGAAAGACCTTCACCATAGCCAACGTCATCGAAAAAATGAACCGGCCGACCCTGGTGATCGCCCACAACAAGACCCTCGCCGCCCAGCTCTACGGTGAGTTCAAGGGTTTTTTCCCGGAGAACGCCGTTGAATACTTTGTCAGCTACTACGATTATTACCAGCCCGAGGCCTACCTCCCCGGTACTGATACGTACATAGAAAAGGACGCGTCCATCAACGATGAGATAGACAAACTACGGCACTCGGCAACGCGATCACTCCTGGATCGGAGAGACGTGATCATCGTGGCAAGCGTTTCATGCATCTACGGTATCGGTTCACCCGAGAGCTACAGCGGCATGCGGGCCTTTCTCTCCGAGGGTGACGATGTCGATCGGGACCTTCTGATCACGCGGCTCGTTGAACTGCACTACGACCGTAACGATACTGATTTCCACCGGGGGACTTTCCGGGTACGGGGCGACACGGTGGAACTGTTTCCACCCTACGCCGAGGACCGGGTCATACGTCTTGAATTCTTCGGCGATACTCTTGAGACCATCGCCATTGCCGACCCCCTCAGGGGACAGATCCTGGAACGGCGCCGGACGGTAACAATCCACCCCGGAAGCCACTATGTACTCCCCGCGGAGGACCTGAAGCGGGCCATCGAAACCATCAGTGATGAACTCGTCGAGCGACTGGAGGAACTGCGTTCCCTGGACAAGCCCCTCGAGGCCCGGAGGCTGGAACAACGGACCCGTTTCGATCTTGAAATGCTTGAAGAAATGGGCTATTGCCAGGGCATCGAAAACTACTCGCGCCACCTGACAGGCCGGGCCCCCGGCGAACCACCGCCGACACTCATGGAATATCTTCCCGACGACGCCCTCATCGTCATAGACGAAAGTCACCAGACCATTCCCCAGCTGCGGGGCATGTACCGGGGCGACCGTTCGAGGAAGCAGACCCTGGTTGAATATGGCTTCCGCCTTCCTTCAGCCCTGGACAACCGCCCCCTCACGTTCGAGGAATTCGAGGCTTTCCCACGACAATGGATTTGCGTTTCCGCCACGCCTGCCGCCTATGAACTGGAACGGGCAGGCGGGTATGTGGTTGAACAGATCATCAGACCCACGGGTCTCATGGACCCGGAGATTGTCGTCAAACCCGCCGCCCGCCAGGTGGACGACCTGCTGGAGGAAATCAACGTCCGGGTCGACGCCGGCGAACGGGTCCTGATAACCACCCTGACCAAACGCATGGCGGAACACCTCACCGACTATTATCGGGGTCTGGGCGTCAAGGTAGCCTATCTCCATTCGGATGTAAAAACCCTGGAGCGGGTGGCTCTGATACGGGATCTGCGACGGGGCGTCCACGATGTCCTGGTAGGCGTCAACCTTCTACGGGAAGGACTCGATATTCCGGAGGTTTCTCTCGTGGCGATTCTCGATGCCGACAAGGAGGGTTTTCTCCGTTCCGAACAGTCCCTCATACAGACAAGCGGCCGGGCCGCCCGCAACGTCAACGGTCGGGTCATCATGTACGCCGACCAGATAACCCTGTCGATACAGAAATGCCTGGACGAGACGAAACGGCGCCGCTCAATTCAGAAAAAATACAATGGTAAAATGGGGATAACGCCGGAAACCATAACAAAGTCAATCAGTGATATACTCACCTCCGTCTATGAGGCTGATTACGTGACGGTTCCCGTGACCGGGGATGAAGACGAGCCTTTCTCGGAAGAGGAAATCCTGGCATCCATCGACGCGCTGACGAAGGGGATGAAAGAGGCTTCGGCAAAGCTGGAATTCGAACGGGCCGCCGTGCTCAGGGACAGAATCAGGAAACTGAAGGGCCTTCAGACGGAGTTGGGTGTCTGGGAATGGGGAGACAGCCGTGGCAGACGTTCCTGATCGAGTCCGTGAAAAGGCGGCCGCCGCTCCGGCAGTCCCCGGCGTCTATCTCATGAAGGACCGCGAGGGAACTGTCATCTACGCCGGCAAAGCCAAGAACCTGAAAAGCCGTATCAGGTCATACTTCGGCACCGGCATCGACCGGGCCATGGTTCCCTTTCTCATGGCCCGGGTGAAGGATATCGACTATATCCTGACAGCCACGGAAAAAGAGGCCCTGATCCTCGAAAACACCCTCATCAAGAAACATCGTCCCCGCTACAACGTTATGCTCCGGGACGATAAAAATTATTTCAGTATCCGCCTCGACACGAGAGCGGACTTCCCCCGGTTCGAACTGGTTCGCCGTATAAAAAAAGACGGTGCCCGCTATTTCGGCCCCTATGCCTCCAGCACCGCCGTCAAGGAAACGCTGCGGATATTGAACCGGTTCTTCTCTCTGCGTACCTGCCGGGACCGGGAGTTCGCGAGCAGGCGGCGCCCCTGTGTAGAGTACCAGATCAAACGATGTTCGGCACCCTGTGTGGGATACATCAGCCGGGACGACTACCGGACCACCCTGCGGGAGGCGGTCCTCTTCATCGAGGGAAAACGCAGCAATCTGCTGAAGATGATTCAGCAGCGCATGAACGCCGCCGCCCGCGCCCTCAATTTCGAGGAAGCCGCCCGGTTGAGGGATCGCCTGAACGCCGTGGAGCAGACCCTGGAAAAACAGTACGCCGTTTCACCCTCTTTCAAGGACCGGGACGTCTTCGGAACGGCCCGCCGGGAAGACTGCCTGGCCGTGTACATGATGAATATAAGGAAGGGTGTCCTTACGGATCAGCGGACATTTCCCCCGGTGAGAACAAAGGCATCCCCGGAGGAAGCTCTGGCCGCCCTGCTGAAACAATACTACGACGGAACGGCCCTGTTGCCTGAGGAAGTCATCATTCCCGCCACCATTGACGATGAGAGGCTCATCGCGGAATGGCTCACGGAAAAGCGGGGCCGGAATGTTTCGGTCATCGTCCCGAAGAGGGGCGTCCGGCGTGACCTGCTGGACCTCGCCGCCAAGAACGCCGATGAGGCCCTTGCCGCCCATATCAGGAAGAACGCGTCACTGGACCGGCTCCTGACCGAACTGGCGGAAAAACTTCATCTGCGCAACGCACCGCGCCGGATCGAATGCTTCGATATTTCCACCCTCCAGGGACGCGGCGCTGTGGGATCCATGGTGGTTTTCAGCGACGGGGCACCCGACAGAAACCACTATCGCCGTTATCGGATCAGAACCGTAGACGGCGCCGACGATTACGCCATGATGTACGAGGTCCTGAAACGCCGCTACGCCGACGGGAAGAACCTGCCCGATCTCATTGTCATCGACGGCGGCCGGGGACAGCTTGGCGTGGCCCTCTCAGTCCTGAAGGAACTGGACATTCGGGACGTCGATGTGCTGGGACTTGCCAAGGAGACCCGCCGCGCCAAATCGCCGTCCCCCGGAACGGTTCGGACCGACGAGGACCGGGTCTATCTGCGGGAACGAAAAAATCCCCTGTACCTTTCCCAATCCCCGGAACTCCTCCGCCTGCTTCAGGCCGCCCGCGATGAGGCCCACCGGTTCGCCCTGGCCTACCATCGGAAACTCAGGGAGCGCGAAAACTTCCTGTCACCCCTGGACAGTGTGCCCGGGATAGGTCCGAAAAAGAAGAACGCCCTGTTGAATCACTTCAAAAGTTACGAGGCTATCCGGCGGGCGCCGCGGGAGGAACTGACTCGCGTACCTGGAATCGGGGCAGCTCTGGCCGATTTGATCGTGGCAACGGGTGCCGGCAGTCTCACCCCCGAATGAGGCAAAGGTCGGTACAATCGGAAAACGTCCGATAGAGGACGGCTTCGTAAAAAGTCCCGCGGCCATGAGACCCGCCTATGGTGCCTCGCAGTGACGGCGGATAGGGCGCGACACGGAATCCGGCCTATCACTGAGCCGCCACATGTGCCATAAAAAAACTTGACAGCCTTTTGGAATTGTACTATACATGGACCATTTCGTTGATGGGCAACGGTTTGTTAACAGCGTCACGCTTAACTTATACGGGCACAATGAAAAAACCACCGGCCAGCCGTTCCAATCGCGCACACCCTTCCGAGGACGGTGTCCCAGACCTTGTCAGTACCAGTTCTTCCGCACCATCGTATGTATCGGCACGGGTTCGAATTGTTTTCGGCAACGTGAATATCCAACACTACATTGAGAGGGAGGAAGTATTATGGCGTTAAATTTCAACTTTACAGAAGAACAGAGGATGCTTGAAGACAGTGTATACCGCTGGGCATCGACTTGGTTGGAGCCCCAGATGGAGCATCTCTACGAAGTGGATGAAATGCCCCCCGCGCTCTTCAAGGAAACGGGAAACCTGGGCATCAACGGCATCGTTTTCGAGGAGGAATACGGCGGAGCGGCCATGGGCTATGTGGAAACACTGCTGGCCTATGAAAACATCGCTCGCGTGAGCAACGCGCTCTCCATGACTGTCGGCGCCAGCGAGACCCTGTGCTACGACAACTTCCGCCGGAACGCCACGGATGAGCAGAAGAAAAAATTCCTGCCCCCGTCCTGCACCGGCGAGGCAATCGGCTGCCTCGGCATCACCGAGCCCAATTCAGGGTCGGATGCCATGAGCCTGTCGACCACGGCCGTAAAAAGCGGCGACAAATACATAATCAACGGCAGCAAAATTTTTATCACCAATGCTCCCGTTGCGGATTTCATGGTCTTCTACGCCAAGACGGAACCTGAGAAGGGCCCCCGCGGAATTTCAGCTTTCTTCTGCGAAATCGACAAGGTAAAGGACAACGGCTGGTCCTGCGACAAGATCAAGAAGTGGGGCATGCGCACCTCCCCCACGGGCCTCGTTACCTTTGAAGACATGGAACTGCCGGAGGAAAACCTCATCGGTGGCTACAACAAGGGCGTCGCCGTCCTGACGAGCGGCCTCTGCACCGAGAGAATCACCCTCTCGGGCTGCACCCTGGGCTCCCAGAGAAGTTGCCTTGAAATAAGCCTCAAGTATGCCAAGGAACGTGTCCAGTTCGGCAAGCCGATCATTTCCTTCCAGGCTATGCAGGAAAAGATCGCCAATATGTACACGGGCTACCTGTCCTCCAAGTGGATGGCCTACAGTGCGGCCGCTTACTGCGACGAGCAGGACGACAAAACCGGTGGAAAGGGTACGGACCTTGACCGCATGGCCGCGGCGGCGCTTCTGTACTGCGGCGAGATGGGCGTCAAGATTGCCCTCGATGCCATTCAGATTCACGGCGGATACGGCTACTGTACCGAGTACGGCATCACCCGCCACTTCCTGGATCAGAAACTGTGGGATATCGGCGCGGGAACATCGGAAATCCGCAGAATGATCATTGCCCGGGAACTGATGAGAGACGACTTCAAGAGCGGTCGTTAATCGGTTACCCGACCGAGAGGATTCACACTGAACTGAAAAATGCCATGGTCTCGTGACCATGGCATTTTTTCTGGATGTTTTTAGTCCTGTCCCGTCTATTGACAGGCCTGTCCGTTTGTGTTAGTCACCGCCAATGGCTACGAAGGTCTTAATGGAAAAGAATACGAAGAGAACGATCGTGGAGATGGCCCATGCGAGCAGTCTCGGCATTGTCATGGTTCTTTCGATATTCGGCTGCCTCCTGCTCGGAGCCTACCTTGACCGCAAGTTTCAAACCACCACGAACGTTTTCACCGTATTCTTCCTGATTATCGGGATCATCGCCGGGTTCAGAAACATTTACATTTTCCTCAAGCGGCTCCTTGCCCAGGAGCAGCGTGAATCAGAGCAGGCGAAAGAGGTTAAAAAACCGAAAAATGTCAGGCCGAGGAAAAGACCCTCTTTTGAAAAAGATTGAGCTGCGAAGCTGGATCGTTGTAGCGGCGGTTTCGGTGATATGTTTCATATTCGCCTCTCTGCCGGTGGCTTTCGGCATTCTGATCGGCGGCACCATCTGTTCTCTCAATTTTCAGTGGATGTACCGGGACGCGAAACGGGCCCTCGAGGGATCCGTCGACAAGGCTCCGCGGCGGGTAATCGCGCGATTTTACCTCCGCCTCGTTGTCACGGCAGTCGTCCTGTTTGTCGTCATCACCAGGACGTCCGTAAACGTGATCGCCCTTGTAGTCGGTCTTTCAATGGTGATGCTGACGATCATTCCCACTGTACTGCTGGAGAATCAAAAAAATTTTTCCCAGGAGGTTAAGTAACTACCATGCATCCCTTCTTGTTTCTTGAAAACTCCTACGTTCCCGCCCACGTGACCTACACGTGGTTTGTCATGATCGTTCTTATCGCCGTCGGCTTCCTGGCCACGCGAAACCTCCAGTTTTTCCCGGGAAAGGTGCAGAATTTCATGGAAGTCGTCCTGGAGGGAATCAACCGCTTTCTCGTCGACACCATGGGTCCCAAGGGGCAGCAGTTCTTCCCCCTCATAGCGACACTCGCCCTGTTCATCCTGGTATCCAACCTGATAGCCATTGTTCCCGGTTTTGAACCACCCACATCGAACCTCAACACAACCGTCGCCCTGTCGCTTATCGTCTTTATCATGACGCACGTCGTGGGCGTCAAGGAACACGGATTCGCCTACATAAAGCACTTTATCGGTCCCGTCTGGTGGATGGCGCCCATCATGTTTCCCATAGAAGTCATCAGCCACCTGGCACGCCCCCTTTCACTCTCCCTCCGTCTTTTCGGAAATATGTTCGGAAAAGAGCTGGTCCTCATCATCGCCCTGATCATGGCACCTTTGTTTGTTCCTCTCCCCATTTACGTATTGAAGGTATTCGGAGGCATTATCCAGACCGTTGTGTTCGCGCTCCTGGCAATGATGTACATCGGCGGCGCGCTGGAAGAGGCGCACTGACCGGCCACGTCGACAGGCAGGGTACTCAGGAGGCTGCGATTCCCGGGAATCACAGCCTCTTTCAGTTTCCCCCGTACCGTCGGATTCAAAAGAACCGGAGAGGGAAAATCCTTGAAGAGAGCGTCACGTGTGTGATAGTGATTCCTATACCTTCCGCGTTAACGGGATAATGAGAGGGACCGGTTTTCATGGAACAGGAATATGACAGGGATACACAGGCGCCGGAGAACCCGGGTGCCGATGATATTCACCGGAACACCGGTCAGGACAACCCGACCGATCCGGAAGAAATTGTCGACCTTGTGGATGTGATCGATGACGAGCGACCGGGACAGGCTGTTCTCGACAACGAAGCATTGCGCGGCATTGTTGTCGCGACGGCGGAGCGCCTCGCCAGGGAACTGTTTCCCGACATCGCCGCGTCCATCATCAGGGAAGAAATTGAAAAGCTCAAAAGGAATCTTTAGATACGTTGCCGGACATTGCGTCCCGGGGTTCCTGGACGGGGACGGTTCCCCCTCGGAATGGCGGCCATAAGGAGGCCTCTGTTGATACAAAAGCGCCTTTCCCCGCTCGTTGCGTTCGTCATGTGCATCATGTGGCTCTCCATATCCCACGCCTTCGCCGCATCCGGTCCGGAAACAATGACCGTTACGGCGGAAGGAACGGCATCAATCGAAAGCAGCAACTACGCGGAAGCCAGGAATCGAGCCATCGACTCCGCCCTCGGAAACGCCGTGGTCCGGGCAGTGGACCTGGCCGTCCCGCTTCACGTGAGAGTCACCAGGCAGGACGACATGGATGCCATCCTCTCGGCTTCTTCACGACAGTACATCGGTGAATACAGGGTTCTCGACGAAACCCGCGACGGAGGTTCCTACGGTGTAACACTGTCGGCCACGGTGTGGGTTGCCGGGATACTGGCCGATCTTGACGGCCTTCGATCACAACTCCCGGATCCGGGAAGCGCTTCCAGAGGAACCGATCCGTCGCCGAGTGCCCTCTTTATCCTTTCCGTTGGCGGCGTGGAAAACTATGCTCAATATACGTCGCTGAAGATGTTTCTCGCAAATACGCTGCCCCGGGTCAAGGCAGTCCACGAACGGACGATCCAATACGGCACGGTGGAATTCCAGATTCACGCGGAAGGAGGCGCCCGAGCCTTTGCCGACGATCTCTCATCGGCCCGCCTCCCCGGCATGACCATGGCAATTCTCAAACGAACCGATTCCAGAATAGACGTCGATATTCGACAGCAATCGAGGTGAAATCGCCCATGCGCAGGGTCAATGGAATAATGGCAACTGTCCTGGTTGGTATCGTGCTCATGGTTATGGCGGGATGCATGTCCCGGGCTTCTCATGACGAAACCCTCCCCCCGGCCGCAACGGCGGCGGATGAAGGAGATGAGATACGGCTGATTGCCGTCATGCCCGTAGATGACAGGGTCGGTGATGCCCAGGCGTCTGAAATGCTGAGGGAGGAACTCCTCCAGCAGCTTTATTTCAAGTGCTATCCGAAGGTCCCTCTTTCCTTCGTCGATGAACGGCTTGAGACCATTGCCGGGAATACTGATGCCTTAAGTGTTTCAACACAGTGGGCGGCAGCTTCCCTCGGTGTTGACGCACTTCTCTATACGACTCTCACGGAATGGAGCGTATCGCGGACTCTCCTGTACGGTTCAACGCGGGTCGCCGCTTCATTCGAGCTCAAGAAGGCCGGGACGGGCGAAACCCTTTGGCGTGGAAGCCATGCGGCCACGGAACGGCATGTGGGCATTACGGGAAAGCGGGTGGAGGGGAAAGCCTACATGTCCTGCGGCGAAGTTCTCAGAAAGGCAGTCGAGACCGTTCTGTCCACCTTTCCCGAAGGTCCCGAAGCTCTGAACCCCCCTCTGCCGGACACGCGGCCCTGGTACCGGCGCTGGTTGAGACGGTAGCGTGCCGCCGTCGATCCGTCAGCATCGGGTGATGGGGACCTCACGGACATGACGTTGAGGCAGGACGCCGGCGATGAATATTCCGAACACGCTGACACTGTTCAGGATCATTCTTGTCCCTGTCGTTATTATTCTCCTGATTCAGGGATTCTTTGCGGCGGCATT
Coding sequences within it:
- the uvrB gene encoding excinuclease ABC subunit UvrB, translating into MDLFKLTTDFLPRGDQKTAIEELARGAASHVPCQVLLGVTGSGKTFTIANVIEKMNRPTLVIAHNKTLAAQLYGEFKGFFPENAVEYFVSYYDYYQPEAYLPGTDTYIEKDASINDEIDKLRHSATRSLLDRRDVIIVASVSCIYGIGSPESYSGMRAFLSEGDDVDRDLLITRLVELHYDRNDTDFHRGTFRVRGDTVELFPPYAEDRVIRLEFFGDTLETIAIADPLRGQILERRRTVTIHPGSHYVLPAEDLKRAIETISDELVERLEELRSLDKPLEARRLEQRTRFDLEMLEEMGYCQGIENYSRHLTGRAPGEPPPTLMEYLPDDALIVIDESHQTIPQLRGMYRGDRSRKQTLVEYGFRLPSALDNRPLTFEEFEAFPRQWICVSATPAAYELERAGGYVVEQIIRPTGLMDPEIVVKPAARQVDDLLEEINVRVDAGERVLITTLTKRMAEHLTDYYRGLGVKVAYLHSDVKTLERVALIRDLRRGVHDVLVGVNLLREGLDIPEVSLVAILDADKEGFLRSEQSLIQTSGRAARNVNGRVIMYADQITLSIQKCLDETKRRRSIQKKYNGKMGITPETITKSISDILTSVYEADYVTVPVTGDEDEPFSEEEILASIDALTKGMKEASAKLEFERAAVLRDRIRKLKGLQTELGVWEWGDSRGRRS
- the uvrC gene encoding excinuclease ABC subunit UvrC, producing the protein MADVPDRVREKAAAAPAVPGVYLMKDREGTVIYAGKAKNLKSRIRSYFGTGIDRAMVPFLMARVKDIDYILTATEKEALILENTLIKKHRPRYNVMLRDDKNYFSIRLDTRADFPRFELVRRIKKDGARYFGPYASSTAVKETLRILNRFFSLRTCRDREFASRRRPCVEYQIKRCSAPCVGYISRDDYRTTLREAVLFIEGKRSNLLKMIQQRMNAAARALNFEEAARLRDRLNAVEQTLEKQYAVSPSFKDRDVFGTARREDCLAVYMMNIRKGVLTDQRTFPPVRTKASPEEALAALLKQYYDGTALLPEEVIIPATIDDERLIAEWLTEKRGRNVSVIVPKRGVRRDLLDLAAKNADEALAAHIRKNASLDRLLTELAEKLHLRNAPRRIECFDISTLQGRGAVGSMVVFSDGAPDRNHYRRYRIRTVDGADDYAMMYEVLKRRYADGKNLPDLIVIDGGRGQLGVALSVLKELDIRDVDVLGLAKETRRAKSPSPGTVRTDEDRVYLRERKNPLYLSQSPELLRLLQAARDEAHRFALAYHRKLRERENFLSPLDSVPGIGPKKKNALLNHFKSYEAIRRAPREELTRVPGIGAALADLIVATGAGSLTPE
- a CDS encoding acyl-CoA dehydrogenase family protein — translated: MALNFNFTEEQRMLEDSVYRWASTWLEPQMEHLYEVDEMPPALFKETGNLGINGIVFEEEYGGAAMGYVETLLAYENIARVSNALSMTVGASETLCYDNFRRNATDEQKKKFLPPSCTGEAIGCLGITEPNSGSDAMSLSTTAVKSGDKYIINGSKIFITNAPVADFMVFYAKTEPEKGPRGISAFFCEIDKVKDNGWSCDKIKKWGMRTSPTGLVTFEDMELPEENLIGGYNKGVAVLTSGLCTERITLSGCTLGSQRSCLEISLKYAKERVQFGKPIISFQAMQEKIANMYTGYLSSKWMAYSAAAYCDEQDDKTGGKGTDLDRMAAAALLYCGEMGVKIALDAIQIHGGYGYCTEYGITRHFLDQKLWDIGAGTSEIRRMIIARELMRDDFKSGR
- a CDS encoding AtpZ/AtpI family protein, which codes for MEKNTKRTIVEMAHASSLGIVMVLSIFGCLLLGAYLDRKFQTTTNVFTVFFLIIGIIAGFRNIYIFLKRLLAQEQRESEQAKEVKKPKNVRPRKRPSFEKD
- a CDS encoding ATP synthase subunit I; amino-acid sequence: MKKIELRSWIVVAAVSVICFIFASLPVAFGILIGGTICSLNFQWMYRDAKRALEGSVDKAPRRVIARFYLRLVVTAVVLFVVITRTSVNVIALVVGLSMVMLTIIPTVLLENQKNFSQEVK
- the atpB gene encoding F0F1 ATP synthase subunit A, producing MHPFLFLENSYVPAHVTYTWFVMIVLIAVGFLATRNLQFFPGKVQNFMEVVLEGINRFLVDTMGPKGQQFFPLIATLALFILVSNLIAIVPGFEPPTSNLNTTVALSLIVFIMTHVVGVKEHGFAYIKHFIGPVWWMAPIMFPIEVISHLARPLSLSLRLFGNMFGKELVLIIALIMAPLFVPLPIYVLKVFGGIIQTVVFALLAMMYIGGALEEAH
- a CDS encoding DUF799 family lipoprotein, which encodes MRRVNGIMATVLVGIVLMVMAGCMSRASHDETLPPAATAADEGDEIRLIAVMPVDDRVGDAQASEMLREELLQQLYFKCYPKVPLSFVDERLETIAGNTDALSVSTQWAAASLGVDALLYTTLTEWSVSRTLLYGSTRVAASFELKKAGTGETLWRGSHAATERHVGITGKRVEGKAYMSCGEVLRKAVETVLSTFPEGPEALNPPLPDTRPWYRRWLRR